In a single window of the Biomphalaria glabrata chromosome 13, xgBioGlab47.1, whole genome shotgun sequence genome:
- the LOC106071423 gene encoding ankyrin-2-like, which produces MAETSDKVELDDSILLRTKASGCSSEIFNLLTLCDFSDKALNWGVHQACNIGHAHLLQLLLQDGTRLELRDDNGNTPLILCSAKGFPGIVGQLLSMGADVNAKNKHGDTALMLATSVEVIHCLLEDRLLHIDDQNQTGNTALMLAIGKSHFQKVKLLINAGANPNREASQSGLTSRHGQLVNNSNESAFDMAKRMGVGKLLDLLYRAKLFNSNPLHLAAEENDFETCITLLQYNLIDKDETLNLQPDILCYILRQIQQREATLTTDVELVKKLCMLGMDVNICQCCTKSRVELVLNTGSYELAEILCAHGAQVTHDDLVSAVTGQHVQMIPLLVKYGAPINKYEPPGCLAYKGSALDIALENSFVAAAGILLSLGAKLDAQGAVTQALRKNNVQSLNFLMTECAEMTKSVIRQPQTFTQAVKSGNIQNIQLLLDAGLDINRVHINGTPIMSAARVEVVDFLLSKGADVNFKTTTTPLINALSYNCYDEIKSIFHYRLNAKELEEKIILLLDSFLKNGACLHDSDTYGNTALMKAVTISNTESVVLKYLLDKGAEVNRRNNDGFTALHVAAESNNVSCAKLLLEYGAVVNLKCQAGLTPLHQAVGNVNLVKLFLENHANVNAEDERGNTPLLLASKYFGDVEDVVKLLITHGSNVNHRNKWGMYPLWQATKLHNTKCLTLLLGAKADLGHDNKLCKSALSVLLNKWFPNEQTQRTAALLLEHAASAEFVRADIIHRLIAAGNDGILAQQLIKSGICPTDIVLKRTIFGWPETSVSPLAVSLMLDSLDFVRYFIENWYLTKSDVKLLSRNEDVLNYLEQHEARALPYLKEVSRQPMRLELLCFITVSSVLGSDESRRQKIRESKLPALLQDQLLFTKLEHKVLQALNVDNGFIFLHHLTKSLADQEEESDFYDMDEDFPGMNSSSESTPNSLNNSDMGDLELI; this is translated from the coding sequence ATGGCGGAAACTAGCGACAAAGTAGAGCTGGATGATTCCATCTTGTTAAGAACAAAAGCTTCTGGTTGTTCATCCGAGATTTTTAACCTTTTAACTTTGTGTGATTTCTCTGACAAAGCCCTTAACTGGGGCGTTCATCAAGCTTGTAATATAGGTCACGCCCACCTACTCCAGCTGCTCCTCCAAGATGGTACCCGACTGGAACTCAGAGACGACAACGGAAACACTCCTCTTATCCTCTGCTCCGCGAAAGGTTTCCCGGGCATTGTGGGCCAGCTCTTGAGCATGGGCGCTGACGTCAATGCTAAAAATAAGCACGGCGATACGGCGCTTATGCTGGCTACGTCAGTGGAGGTAATTCATTGTTTGCTGGAGGACAGGCTCTTGCACATAGATGATCAAAACCAGACTGGGAACACTGCTTTAATGTTAGCCATCGGTAAATCTCATTTCCAGAAGGTCAAATTGCTGATCAATGCTGGGGCTAACCCAAACAGGGAAGCCTCACAGAGTGGTTTGACTTCGCGCCATGGTCAACTTGTCAATAATTCAAACGAATCTGCTTTCGATATGGCCAAGAGAATGGGAGTTGGTAAACTGCTGGACTTGCTCTATCGTGCTAAATTGTTCAACTCAAATCCTTTGCACTTGGCAGCGGAAGAAAATGACTTTGAGACCTGCATCACATTGCTGCAGTACAACTTAATCGATAAAGATGAAACGTTGAATCTTCAGCCTGACATCCTCTGTTATATTCTTAGGCAGATACAGCAAAGGGAAGCTACTCTCACAACTGATGTGGAGCTTGTTAAAAAGCTATGCATGCTGGGCATGGATGTTAATATATGTCAGTGCTGCACAAAGTCACGCGTGGAGCTCGTGCTGAACACCGGAAGCTACGAACTGGCTGAAATTCTTTGTGCTCATGGGGCTCAGGTTACCCACGACGATCTTGTGTCTGCGGTTACAGGACAGCACGTCCAAATGATTCCGCTTCTGGTAAAATACGGGGCACCAATTAACAAATACGAACCCCCTGGGTGCTTGGCTTACAAAGGTTCGGCTCTTGATATAGCACTGGAGAATTCTTTCGTGGCTGCGGCCGGCATCCTTCTTTCTCTCGGGGCCAAGCTCGACGCCCAAGGCGCTGTCACTCAAGCCTTGCGGAAAAACAACGTGCAGTCTCTAAACTTTCTTATGACCGAATGTGCTGAAATGACCAAGTCTGTGATACGCCAACCACAAACGTTCACACAAGCTGTAAAGTCAGGAAACATTCAGAACATCCAGCTGCTGCTTGATGCGGGGCTGGACATCAACCGAGTCCACATCAATGGTACTCCAATAATGAGCGCGGCTCGTGTAGAGGTCGTAGACTTTTTATTAAGCAAAGGAGCCGACGTcaactttaaaacaacaactacaccTTTGATTAATGCCTTGTCTTACAATTGTTACGACGAAATAAAGTCGATTTTTCACTATCGACTCAACGCCAAAGAGCTTGAAGAAAAAATAATCCTTCTCCTAGACTCATTTTTAAAGAATGGAGCATGTCTGCATGACTCTGATACATATGGAAATACAGCTTTAATGAAAGCCGTTACAATTAGCAATACAgaatcagtggttctcaaatatTTACTTGATAAAGGAGCAGAGGTGAATAGAAGAAACAACGATGGCTTTACAGCACTGCACGTTGCAGCGGAGTCTAACAATGTTTCGTGTGCAAAACTCTTGTTGGAATACGGCGCTGTTGTAAACCTGAAATGCCAAGCTGGGCTCACCCCGCTACACCAGGCTGTGGGAAATGTGAATCTTGTGAAACTGTTTCTAGAAAATCATGCGAACGTAAACGCCGAGGATGAGCGGGGGAACACCCCGCTGTTGCTTGCATCCAAGTACTTCGGAGACGTTGAGGACGTGGTCAAGCTTTTAATCACGCACGGCTCTAACGTCAACCACAGAAACAAGTGGGGCATGTACCCACTATGGCAGGCTACCAAACTCCACAACACAAAATGTCTGACATTGTTACTCGGCGCGAAAGCTGATTTAGGTCACGACAACAAACTATGCAAGTCCGCGCTTTCAGTATTGCTCAACAAATGGTTCCCCAATGAACAAACCCAGCGAACGGCTGCCTTACTGCTGGAGCATGCGGCTAGTGCTGAATTTGTCAGGGCTGATATAATCCATCGACTTATCGCCGCTGGCAATGATGGCATTTTGGCTCAGCAGCTAATTAAATCTGGCATTTGCCCAACAGATATAGTTCTCAAGAGAACCATCTTTGGCTGGCCTGAGACTTCTGTATCACCACTCGCCGTTTCCTTGATGCTAGACAGCCTGGACTTTGTTCGTTATTTTATCGAAAACTGGTACTTAACAAAATCAGACGTCAAGCTCCTGTCCAGAAATGAAGACGTCTTAAATTATTTGGAACAACATGAAGCTAGAGCTCTTCCGTACTTGAAGGAAGTTTCCCGCCAGCCAATGAGGTTGGAGCTTTTGTGTTTCATTACCGTCTCGTCTGTTCTAGGTTCCGACGAAAGCAGACGCCAAAAGATTCGTGAGTCCAAGCTCCCAGCCCTGCTGCAGGACCAGCTCTTGTTCACGAAACTAGAGCACAAAGTTCTTCAAGCATTGAATGTCGACAACGGCTTCATCTTTCTTCACCACCTGACAAAAAGCCTAGCCGATCAGGAGGAAGAGTCCGACTTTTACGACATGGATGAAGATTTTCCAGGGATGAATTCGTCGTCGGAGTCAACTCCCAATAGCCTGAATAACAGTGACATGGGAGATTTGGAATTGATTTAA